The Lycium ferocissimum isolate CSIRO_LF1 chromosome 1, AGI_CSIRO_Lferr_CH_V1, whole genome shotgun sequence genome includes a region encoding these proteins:
- the LOC132053447 gene encoding phosphoglucan phosphatase LSF2, chloroplastic, with protein MGALWNSTCLCSSWLVPSQVQKNPLLFSSLLLTKKTANKSFKISCKLPESEVEKYHATSTSNKMEEYNLAMKRMMRNPYEYHHELGMNYTLITENLIVGSQPQKIEDIDHLKKEENVAFILNLQQDNDIEYWGIDLQSIIRRCSEVGIHHMRRPARDFDPDSLRGVLPKAVSSLEWAISQGKGRVYIHCTAGLGRAPAVSIAYMFWFCGMDLNTAYDTLVSKRPCGPNKRSIRGATYDLAKNDQWKEPFENLPDHAFADVADWERKLIQDRVRLLRDN; from the exons ATGGGAGCTCTCTGGAACTCCACTTGCTTGTGTTCTTCATGGTTAGTACCCTCCCAAGTTCAAAAGAATCCATTgttattctcttctttattattAACCAAGAAAACTGCAAACAAGTCCTTCAAGATTTCTTGCAAACTTCCTGaaagtgaagttgaaaaataCCATGCTACCTCAACAAGTAATAAGATGGAGGAATATAACTTAGCTATGAAGAGAATGATGAGGAACCCTTATGAATATCATCATGAACTTG GAATGAACTACACATTGATAACAGAAAATCTCATTGTTGGCTCGCAGCCCCAGAAAATAGAAGATATAGATCATTTGAAGAAAGAGGAGAATGTCGCTTTTATACTAAACTTGCAGCAGGACAACGATATTGAGTATTGGGGAATAGATCTCCAGTCCATCATTAGAAGATGTTCAGAGGTCGGAATTCATCACATGAGAAGGCCT GCAAGAGATTTTGATCCAGATTCCTTGAGGGGTGTATTACCTAAAGCTGTTTCATCACTGGAGTGGGCGATTTCACAAGGAAAAGGAAGAGTGTATATACATTGCACTGCTGGATTAGGAAGGGCCCCTGCTGTTTCAATTGCTTATATGTTCTGGTTCTGCGGAATGGAT CTAAATACAGCCTATGATACACTCGTTTCAAAGAGACCCTGTGGGCCCAACAAAAGGTCAATACGAGGAGCTACTTATGATTTGGCTAAAAATGATCAGTGGAAGGAGCCCTTTGAGAATCTTCCAGATCATGCCTTCGCGGATGTAGCAGATTGGGAAAGGAAACTGATTCAAGATCGTGTCCGGCTCCTTCGTGACAATTGA